The Papio anubis isolate 15944 chromosome 1, Panubis1.0, whole genome shotgun sequence genome window below encodes:
- the FMOD gene encoding fibromodulin: protein MQWTSLLLLAGLFSLSQAQYDDDPHWWFHYLRSQQSTYYDPYDPYPYETYEPYPYGVDEGPAYTYGSPSPPDPRDCPQECDCPPNFPTAMYCDNRNLKYLPFVPSRMKYVYFQNNQITSIQEGVFDNATGLLWIALHGNQITSDKVGKKVFSKLRHLERLYLDHNNLTRMPGPLPRSLRELHLDHNQISRVPNNALEGLENLTALYLHHNEIQEVGSSMRGLRSLILLDLSYNHLRRVPDGLPSALEQLYMEHNNVYTVPDSYFRGAPKLLYVRLSHNSLTNNGLASNTFNSSSLLELDLSYNQLQKIPPVNTNLENLYLQGNRINEFSISSFCTVVDVVNFSKLQVLRLDGNEIKRSAMPADAPLCLRLASLIEI from the exons ATGCAGTGGACCTCCCTCCTGCTGCTGGCAGggctcttctccctctcccaggcCCAGTATGATGATGATCCTCATTGGTGGTTCCACTACCTCCGCAGCCAGCAGTCCACCTACTACGATCCCTATGACCCTTACCCATATGAGACCTACGAGCCTTACCCCTATGGGGTGGACGAAGGGCCAGCATACACCTATGGCTCTCCATCCCCTCCAGATCCCCGCGACTGCCCCCAGGAGTGCGACTGCCCACCCAACTTCCCCACAGCCATGTACTGTGACAATCGCAACCTCAAGTATCTGCCCTTCGTTCCCTCCCGCATGAAGTATGTGTACTTCCAGAACAACCAGATCACCTCCATCCAGGAAGGTGTCTTTGACAATGCCACGGGGCTGCTCTGGATTGCTCTCCATGGCAACCAGATCACCAGTGATAAGGTGGGCAAGAAGGTCTTCTCCAAGCTGAGGCACCTGGAGAGGCTGTACCTAGACCACAACAACCTGACCCGGATGCCTGGTCCCCTGCCTCGATCCCTGAGAGAGCTCCATCTCGACCATAACCAGATCTCACGGGTCCCTAACAATGCTCTGGAGGGGCTGGAGAACCTCACAGCCTTGTACCTCCACCACAATGAGATCCAGGAAGTGGGCAGTTCCATGAGGGGCCTCCGGTCACTAATCTTGCTGGACCTGAGTTATAACCACCTTCGGAGGGTGCCTGATGGGCTGCCCTCAGCTCTTGAGCAGCTGTACATGGAGCACAACAACGTCTACACCGTCCCCGATAGCTACTTCCGGGGGGCGCCCAAGCTGCTGTATGTGCGGCTGTCCCACAACAGTCTAACCAACAATGGCCTGGCCTCCAACACCTTCAATTCCAGCAGCCTCCTTGAGCTAGACCTCTCCTACAACCAGCTGCAGAAGATTCCCCCAGTCAACACCAACCTGGAGAACCTCTACCTCCAAGGCAATAGGATCAATG AGTTCTCCATCAGCAGCTTCTGCACCGTGGTGGACGTCGTGAACTTCTCCAAGCTGCAGGTGCTGCGCCTGGACGGGAACGAGATCAAGCGCAGCGCCATGCCTGCCGACGCGCCCCTCTGCCTGCGCCTCGCCAGCCTCATCGAGATCTGA